CCATGACCATGCCAAAACAGTGGTACAGCGGCACCGGGATCACCATGCGGTCAGCGCAGGTCAGCCCCAGGCTGTTGCCGACCATCAGGCCGTTGTTGAGGATGTTGTAGTGGCTGAGCGTGGCGCCCTTGGGCGCGCCGGTGGTGCCTGAGGTGTACTGGATGTTCACCGGCTGGTCGAACTGCAGACTTTGCTGGCGGATGTTGAAAGCCTCGCTGTCCGCCTGCCCTGCCCGCCCGGCCAGCGCCTGCCAGGGCAGAAAGCCTGCGGGTGGGTTGGCCGCCAGGCTGATGACGCCACGCAGGTCGGGCAAGCGCTGGCAGGCGAGCTCACCAGCCGTTGCCGTTGCCAGTTCGGGCGCCAGCTCCTGAACCATGGCGTGGTAATCGGAGGTCTTGAAGGCATCGGCGCACACCAGCCAGCGGCAGCCAGACTGGCGCAGCACGTATTCCAGCTCAGCCACGCGGTAGGCCGGGTTGATATTGACCAGCACCGCGCCGACCTTGGCGCTGGCCACCTGCAATATGCACCACTGGGCGCAGTTGGGCGCCCAGATGCCGACCCGATCGCCGGTGTTCACGCCCAGGGCCATCAATGCGCGGGCGTGCAGGTCGACCTGTTCGGCCAGTTGCAGCCAGGTGTAGCGCAGGCCCTGGTGGCGCACCACCAGTGCTTCGCCATCGCCGTGGCGGGCTACGGTGGCGTCAAAGGCCTGGCCGATGGTCAGGGTGAGCAAGGGTTGGTCCTGGCGACCGCGGGTATAGCTGGGTTGACTCATGGGTGTCCCTTCTTGTGGTTGTTCTGGGCACGGCTGAAGCAAGCGCAGATACTCTGGCTGAGATTTACGTTTACGTAAAGGTGATTGACAGTAGTCGAGCGCAGCCTTACGTTAACGTAAAGGTGAAAACGACGCCCGATGGCGTTTACTTAGCTACGGTGTTACCCACATTTCAAGAACAACAAGGTGCCCCCACATGCATTACCCCTCCCTGAACTTCGCCCTGGGCGAAACCATCGACATGCTCCGTGACCAGGTTCGCACCTTTGTCGCTGCCGAACTGGCCCCCCGCGCCGCACAGATCGACCATGACAACCTGTTCCCCGCCGACATGTGGCGCAAGTTCGGTGACATGGGCCTGCTGGGCATTACCGTACCAGAGGAATACGGCGGTGCCGGCCTGGGCTACCTGGCCCATGTGGTGGCGATGGAAGAAATCAGCCGCGGCTCGGCCTCGGTGGCGTTGTCCTACGGCGCGCATTCGAACCTGTGCGTGAACCAGATCAACCGCAACGGTACTCATGAACAAAAGCAGAAGTACCTGCCCAAACTGATCAGTGGCGAGCACATCGGTGCGCTGGCCATGAGCGAACCCAACGCCGGCTCCGACGTGGTATCGATGAAACTGCGTGCCGAGAAGCGCGGCGACCATTACGTACTCAATGGCAGCAAGACCTGGATCACCAACGGCCCCGACGCCAACACCTACGTGATCTACGCCAAAACCGACCTGGACAAGGGCGCCCACGGCATCACCGCGTTCATCGTCGAACGTGACTGGAAAGGCTTCAGCCGCAGCAACAAGTTCGACAAGCTGGGCATGCGTGGTTCCAACACCTGCGAGCTGTTCTTCGACGATGTGCACGTGCCCCAGGAGAACATCCTCGGCCAGCTCAACGGTGGCGTGCGCGTGCTGATGAGCGGCCTGGACTACGAGCGCGTGGTGCTCTCCGGCGGCCCGACCGGCATCATGCAAAGCTGCATGGACCTGGTGGTGCCTTACATCCACGACCGCAAGCAGTTTGGCCAGAGCATCGGCGAATTCCAGCTGATCCAGGGCAAGATCGCCGACATGTACACCCAGCTCAACGCCAGCCGCGCCTACTTGTACGCCGTGGCCCAGGCCTGTGACCGTGGCGAGACCACCCGCAAGGATGCCGCCGGGGTGATCCTGTACACCGCCGAACGCGCCACGCAAATGGCCCTGGAGGCCATCCAGATTCTCGGCGGCAACGGCTACATCAACGAGTTCCCGGCCGGCCGCCTGCTGCGCGACGCCAAACTCTACGAGATCGGCGCGGGCACCAGCGAAATCCGCCGGATGCTGATCGGCCGCGAACTGTTCAACGAAACCCGCTGAGCACAAGGGACGGGCGCACATGGCTACCTTGCACACCCAGATCAACCCGCGTTCGGCAGAGTTCGCCGGCAACAGCGCGGCCATGCTCGAACAGGTCCAGGCCCTGCGCGGCCTGCTTGCCCAGGTGGCACAGGGCGGCGGGCCCAAGGCCCAGGAGCGGCATACCTCGCGCGGCAAACTGCTGCCACGCGAGCGCATAGACCGGTTGCTAGATGCCGGTTCGCCCTTTCTCGAAATCGGCCAGCTGGCCGCCCATGAGGTGTACGGCGAAGACGTCCCCGCTGCCGGCGTGATTGCCGGCATCGGCCGCGTGGAAGGCGTGGAATGCATGATCGTGGCCAACGACGCCACGGTCAAAGGCGGCTCGTACTACCCGCTTACCGTCAAAAAGCACCTGCGCGCGCAAACCATCGCCCTGCAAAACCGCCTGCCGTGCATCTACCTGGTGGATTCGGGCGGCGCCAACCTGCCGCGCCAGGACGAGGTGTTCCCCGACCGCGAGCACTTCGGGCGCATCTTCTTCAACCAGGCCAACATGAGCGCCCTGGGCATCCCGCAGATCGCCGTGGTGATGGGCTCGTGCACCGCCGGTGGTGCCTATGTGCCGGCCATGGCCGACGAAGCGATCATGGTACGCCAGCAGGCCACCATCTTCCTTGCCGGCCCGCCGCTGGTAAAGGCTGCCACCGGCGAGGTGGTGAGCGCCGAGGACCTGGGCGGCGCCGATGTGCACTGCCGCACCAGCGGCGTGGCCGACCATTACGCCGACAACGACGAACATGCCCTGGCGCTGGCTCGGCGCAGCGTGGCCAACCTCAACTGGCACAAGCTTGGCAAGCTGCAGCGCCTGGCACCAGTGGCCCCGCTGTACGCCGCCGACGAACTGTATGGTGTGGTGCCAGCCGATGCCAAGCAACCGTTCGATGTGCGCGAGGTGATCGCCCGCCTGGTCGACGGCTCGGTGTTCGACGAGTTCAAGGCCTTGTTCGGAACCACGCTGGTATGTGGCTTTGCCCACTTGCACGGCTACCCGGTGGCGATCCTGGCCAACAACGGCATCCTCTTCGCCGAAGCCGCGCAAAAAGGCGCGCACTTCATCGAACTGGCCTGCCAGCGCGGTATTCCGCTGCTGTTCCTGCAGAACATCACCGGCTTCATGGTTGGTAAAAAGTACGAAGAAGGCGGCATCGCCAAGCACGGCGCCAAACTGGTTACCGCCGTGGCCTGCGCCCAAGTGCCAAAGTTCACGGTGATCATCGGCGGCAGCTTTGGTGCGGGTAACTATGGCATGTGCGGCCGCGCCTACGACCCACGCTTTTTGTGGATGTGGCCTAACGCACGTATTGGCGTAATGGGCGCCGAACAGGCTGCCGGGGTGTTGGCTCAGGTCAAGCGCGAGCAGAGCGAACGCAGCGGCCAGGCCTTCAGCGCCGAAGACGAGGCAAAGCTCAAGCAGCCTATCCTCGACCAGTACGAACACCAGGGCCACCCTTATTACTCCAGCGCCCGGCTGTGGGACGACGGCGTCATCGACCCGGCGCAAACCCGCGATGTGCTTGGCCTGGCGTTGTCCGCCGCACTGAACGCGCCCATCGAACAGAGCCGCTTCGGCATTTTCCGGATGTGACCCATGAGCGATTTCAGCACCCTTGAAGTAGTCCGCGACACACGTGGCTTCGCTACCCTGTGGCTGAGCCGCGAGGACAAGAACAACGCCTTCAATGCGCAGATGATCCGCGAGTTGATCGTCGCCCTCGACCAACTGGCCGAAGACACCAGCCTGCGGTTTTTGCTGCTGCGTGGCCGTGGCCGGCATTTCAGCGCCGGCGCCGACCTGGCGTGGATGCAGCAGTCCGCGCAGCTGGACTTCAACACCAACCTGGATGATGCCCGCGAACTGGGCGAACTGATGTACGCCCTGCACCGCCTGAAGGCGCCGACACTGGCCGTGGTGCAAGGTGCGGCCTTTGGTGGCGCACTGGGGTTGATCAGCTGCTGCGACATGGCCATCGGCGCCGAAGACGCGCAACTGTGCTTGTCCGAAGTGCGCATTGGCCTGGCCCCGGCGGTGATCAGCCCGTTCGTGGTCAAGGCCATCGGTGAACGCGCGGCGCGCCGCTACGCCCTTACCGCCGAACGCTTCAGCGGCGTTCGCGCCCGCGAACTGGGGCTGCTGGCCGAGGTGTACCCGGCGGGTGAGCTGGATGCCCAGGTCGAGGCCTGGGTTGACAACCTGCTGCAGAACAGCCCGCAGGCCCTGCGCGCCACCAAAGACCTGCTGCGCGAAGTCGACGACGGCGAGCTGAGCCCGGCGTTGCGCCGTTACTGCGAAAACACCATTGCCCGCATCCGCGTCAGCGCAGAGGGCCAGGAGGGCCTGCGCGCCTTCCTCGAAAAACGCCGCCCCGCCTGGCAAACCGAGCACAAGAAGGAGCCGCGCCCATGAGCCGCCCCACCCTCACTACCCTGCTGGTCGCTAACCGCGGCGAAATTGCTTGCCGGGTGATGCGTACCGCCAAGGCCATGGGCCTGACCACGGTTGCCGTGCACAGCGCCACCGACCGAGACGCCCGCCACAGCCGCGAGGCGGACATTCGCGTTGACCTGGGCGGCACCAAGGCTGCCGAGAGCTACCTGATGATCGACAAGCTGCTGGCCGCCGCCAAGGCCAGCGGCGCCCAGGCGATCCACCCGGGCTACGGCTTTTTGTCCGAAAACGCAGGCTTCGCCCGCGCCATCGAAGACGCCGGGCTGATCTTCCTCGGCCCACCGGCCAGCGCCATCGACGCCATGGGCAGCAAGTCCGCCGCCAAGGCGTTGATGGAGGCCGCGGGTGTGCCGCTGGTGCCGGGCTATCACGGCGAAGCACAAGACCTGGAAACCTTCCGCGCAGCGGCCGAACGCATCGGCTACCCCGTGCTGCTCAAGGCCAGTGCCGGCGGTGGCGGCAAGGGCATGAAGGTGGTGGAAGACGAAAGCCAGCTGGCCGACGCCTTGGCCTCGGCCCAGCGTGAAGCCCAGTCGTCATTCGGCGATGCGCGGATGCTGGTGGAAAAGTACGTGCTCAAGCCGCGCCACGTGGAAATCCAGGTATTCGCCGACCAGCACGGCAATTGCCTGTACCTCAATGAACGTGACTGCTCGATCCAGCGCCGCCACCAGAAAGTGGTGGAAGAAGCACCTGCGCCCGGGCTATCCGCCGAACTGCGTCAAGCCATGGGTGAAGCCGCCGTGCGGGCCGCGCAGGCCATTGGCTATGTGGGCGCCGGCACGGTCGAGTTTCTGCTCGACGCACGGGGTGAGTTCTTCTTCATGGAGATGAACACCCGCCTGCAAGTGGAGCACCCGGTAACCGAAGCCATCACCGGGCTGGACCTGGTGGCCTGGCAGATTCGCGTGGCCTGTGGCGAGCCGCTGCCGATCACCCAGGCGCAAGTGCCCCTGATGGGCCACGCCATTGAAGTGCGCCTGTACGCTGAAGACCCGGGCAACGAATTTCTGCCGGCCACCGGCACGCTGGCGCTTTACCGCGAGTCGGCGCCAGGCGAAGGCCGCCGGGTGGACAGCGGGGTCAGCGAAGGTGACGTGGTATCGCCGTTCTACGACCCGATGCTGGGCAAGCTGATCGCCTGGGGCCAGGACCGGGAACAGGCCCGCTTGCGTTTGCTGGCGATGCTTGACGAGTTTGCCATTGGCGGGGTGAAAACCAACATTGCCTTTTTGCGCCGCATCCTCGCCCACCCGGCGTTTGCGGCGGCCGAACTGGACACGGGTTTTATTCCACGCCATCAACAAGCACTGCTGCCCGCCCCGCAGGCATTGCCCGTGCGGTTCTGGGAGGCCGCGGCCGAAGCCTGGTTACAGGGCCAGGCGCCGCACCAGCGGGCCGACGATGCCTATTCGCCGTGGGCCGAGCGCAACGGCCTGCGCCTGGGCCTGCCAACGCGTAGCAGCCTGCACCTGCGCTGCGCGGGCGAGACCCAGGCCGTGGCGCTGGAGCGCAGCACAGCCTCCTCGTGGCAGCTGGACGGTGAGCAGCTCGGGCACGATGATGGCGGTGTGCGCCGTCGGTATCTTGCGGTGCGCCGTGGCGACACCTTGTACCTGCGCTGGGACGGTGAAATGCAAGCGATACAGGCCTTTGACCCGATTGCCGAGGCTGAGGCCAGCCACAGCCATCAAGGTGGGCTGGGGGCACCCATGAATGGCAGTATCGTGCGGGTGCTGGTCGAGCCGGGCCAGCCGGTGGAAACGGGTACCCCGTTGGTGGTGCTGGAGGCAATGAAGATGGAGCACAGCATTCGTGCGCCCCATGCCGGGACGGTAAAGGCACTGTTCTGCCAGGAAGGCGATATGGTCAGTGAAGGGACGGTACTGGTCGAACTGTCAGCAATCGAAGCGTAACGTTTAACGCCGTGCAGGCGCGGCATACTGCCGCGCCTGCTATCTAGAACGCCCCGTGCGCCCGCACGACTACGCCCAGATATTCGCAACCGTCCTCGCACAGCAGCGCCGGGTAGGTGCTGTTCAGTGCCCTCAGGTAGCGCTGGCCGCCTTCCTCCGCCAACTCACGGAAGATGGCAGATTTGCCCGGTAGCCGGGCAATCACCAATCGCCCGGGCTCTGCTTCAAGCCCAGGGTCCACCAGAATGCGCATGCCCTGGGGCACACTGCGGCCTGTCGCAGTGCTCATGGCGTCATTTTCCACGGTCAGCCAGTAGGCCTTGCCCTGCGCCAGGTAATCAGTCTGCTCGAACAACGCGGCCTGCTCATCCCCGGCAGCGGCCAACGCATCCCACCCCCGCACGGGGTAACGGAAACTGACCATGTACTGCATGAGGTCTACGGCTTCATCTTCGTCGACCACGGTGTAGCGGCCAGTGTCCTCGCCCACCTGGCCCAGCATGCGCAACTGCATGCTGACCTGGTAATGCGGCATGCCCAACTCGACGAATACCCGGTTCATCGAGTCCAGCCTGGGCTGGCGCCGTTTACACAACCAGTGGCCCACGCTGCCCTGGGACACCCCAACGCGTTCGGCCAGCTGCTCCTGGGAGATATCGAGCTCCTCCATCCGGTCACGGATGAGGGCAATCCATTTATCCATATTCATCGCTGGCACGATACGGACTGCTTTAGAGCGCTCAATAAACATTCTGTATTATTTATCAGAAAGCCTTCGAATACCTCAAGTATTATTATTGGGCAGCCCCTTTCTCTATTGGTCTGCACAGGTATCAGGATGAAACCACCGAAAAACCACGAAACAGAACTCGACAGCGAAGCCGCCCGCCGCGCGCTGGATTACTACCTCAACCCGAGCCCGACACGCCCCGGCGAGCGTAGCCCCATCTGGTCCCTGCACAAAGGTGTCACCCCTCAACAAGCGCATGACCATGCCATTGCGCTGCTGCGGTGTGCGGCAACCACAGCCCACGAAACAGCCCTTCATCAGGAAGGCAGTGCACGGGAACTGACTTTTGCGTTGATGCACATGATGGACATGGCCAGGGCCTTGCTGGAGCACACGCTCACTGTGCAGGACGCACCATAAAGGGCAATAAAACAGGGGAATTTAGGGCGAGAAAACGCCAAATTGCCGATACGACGACACTATCCGGTAAAAGTTTTTTACCGGATAGGTGAAAAATCATTTGACTGACAAATGATAACGATTATTATTGCACTCAGCTGGTCGCGAGATCAGCTGGATAACCTGGAGCTTAGGTCGCTCTCAGATTATCTCCTCATCAGGCTAATCACGGTTTTTGACCCGGCATTTTTGCCGGGTCTTTTTTTTGGCTCTTCAGGCTAATGAAGATCGTTGATGGCCGGCATGATAGCAAAAATGTTTCAGGGCGAGAATGCTCATTACAAAACTTTGCGGAATCAGCACTTGAGAATCAATCTCGTTTCGCCTACCCTGATTCCGCATCAAGGACGATGCCCCCACCCCTTTCCCCCTTGAGCAAGGAGCTGTCCATGAGCCGCCTGCTGCTGCCGCTTGAGCACCCAACGCCCGGAACCAGCCACGAGGCTGAAGATGCCATGTTGCACAGCCTCAAGCGCTTGCCACGGCGCGTGCAGCAAGTGTTTTTGCTCAACCGCCTTGATCAACTGGATTTTGCCAGCATCGCCTCTCGGCTCGACTTGCCGGTACGCAGTATCGAACGGCATATGAACCAGGTACTGCAAACCACACGACCGCGGGCTGATGCGGTGGCCGGTGTGGCCGGGCAATGGTACGTACGGCTGCAAAGCCCGGATGTGACGTCATGCGAACGGATTGACTTCCGCCGCTGGCTGGATGCACAACCGACCCATTTGCAGGCGTTTCATGACACCGAGTTGCGCTGGCGAGGTTTGTTGGCCCCAGCCCGGGAGCTGGGCCAGGATGGCTGGTATCGGCAAGGCCGAGCGGCCATTTCGCTGGGTGGGTGCTCTGTTGCGGTGGGCCTGGGCATGGCTGCCTTGATCATTCTGGGGTACTGCACCTGATCAGTTGGTTCTGCCAGGTAGCCCTGCCTGCAGCTCTTCGACCGAAGTTTGCTCAAACAACCGGTTCGGCACTGTAAAACCGTTGAAGAGCGCTTGGGTAATCGGGTTGAACGACTTTGCCGAGCGCAAGCGATAACGAATGATCCCGCTCCCTGCCCTGAAGCCCAGGTCCACACTGGTTTGGGTACGGCCATACAAGGCGCCACGGGTCAGCAGCCGAAACATCGACCATGGGCCCAGGTAGTCCATGTTGCTGCTGCCTCCGTTGTACCGCTGTAACGTGAGCGTGCTGCGCATTTCAGGGTGGGCCGGGTTGGGCCACTGCACACGCGTGATGATTCGAGGGCCGTGGGCGTAGGGAATTTGCTGACCGTCCAGGTCCATAAGGCTGCTGCTTTGGGTGGCGGTCAACCCCAACGGCTCAATGCTGAACTGCACGCTCAGATTACCGCGGGGGTCAAAAAACCCTTCCCGAATGCGGTCGGCTGTCGCCAGGCTGCGACGGCCCTCCACGCTCAGCCCCTCCAGGTCCTCGCCAAACAGAATGTTCAGGTAGCGTTCCTGAAATTGCTGCACCCTGCCCTTCGGCCCGATGAAGGCCTTGAAATCATCCAGGTCAGCATCAGGCCCCCTGCCCGCAAACGGGTAGCGGCCTGCCAGCCGCGCTTGAAAAAAGCCGTAGACGTCGGTTTGCCAGCGTTGTTCGACTTCCGTAAGGGCTTCGGCAAACAAGGCCCTGTTGGTCTCGCCGGCGATTTTGTTGATCTGAGTACGGAGCGGTTCAGGCAGGTCACTGGCCAATTGCTGCAATGCGGCGACGGGATCACCACCCTTTGCTGTCAGCCGTTGCACGGCAGCATCGAGTGCGGCCTTGCCTCGGTCCTGACTACGGTGCACAGCCCTGGCATGGTCGTGCACCGCACTGATGGCACGTATCAGGTCTTCATATTGGCTGGGCTGATCGCGTTTTTCTTCAAGCAGGCGGTTCAGGCCCGCAAAGGCGCGGTGAATGGTTTCAGATGAAGAGATGTGCCTTGCGCTATCAACCACTTTTTCAGGCGTCGGCTTTTGAGTATTGGCCTGCACGGTTTCCAGCAGCCGTCGCAGGGGTGCTACAGGGCCGACCAGATGCCCAAGCACCGAGACACAGTCCCGCAGGTTGTCGCAGTCAGTCATGGTCAACTCAGCCAATGCCCGCTGCCAACGGTCGATATAGCCAGCGGCATACAAGGCTTGGAACTGATTGGCCAAGGCTGCGACGTCAGGCTCGTCGAGGCGCGGATGAGCACGCTCAGCTATTGCCCACTGGTCCATCAGTGCCTCTTCGGCAAGCGGCCTGAAGTTCTCGGTGAGGTTTTCCGCTGTTGGTAATGCCTCCGGGCGCAAGAGTGCCGTTGAAAGGTCATCCGCCTGGGCTGGCCGGTAGATCAGATCAAAGACTTGCCCGATCTGCTGGCGCAGGTCCAGCTCCCCTTGCCTTTCAAGTTGCGCCGGGCGGTTGAGGTAGGCTTCCAGGCGCTGGCGCAACGGGATCTCGCGCACAGCCCGCTGAACCTCGGACACGCGCGAGTCAAACAGCGACAAGTCCGCGTCGGCATGTGCCAGCGCGTAATCCAGGTGCTGCATCAGTTCGCGCTGCACTTGGCCCTGGCCGGGGTAAAGCGTTTGCCAGTGTTTCGCCATCCAGGATTTTACCCAGCGCGCCTCGCGCTTTGGCCGATCTTCCAGCATCCGGTAAACCCGCAGCGCAGCGAGCTGTTGTTCACTGCCTGCGGCTGCCTCATCCATAGCCTGCACCGTCATGCCCGCGAGCATGGGCAGCAGGCGCTGCGACAACACCATGAGGTAGGCATCATCGATGACCGGCCCGATCACCCGGCCTTCATACAGCCCGAAGCTTGCAACCAGCGACCAGGCGCTGCGGTAATTACCGAACACTGATACGGCCGCCTGCATCTGCTTGAGGTGCACAAGCAGGTTCTGCACTGCCGCTTTGTCGTTGTTGGCCACCTCGACCTGCCGGAATATTTCTCGCTTGGCCAACACGCTTTCTGCACGGTTGCGGTTGAGGTCGAAGTAATGGTGCAAGGTTACGCCAGCCGCTGCGGCGGCCAACAGACTCAGCCCGGAGCCAAGCCACAGGTTGCGGCGTTTACTGGCCTTCACGTCATGGGAATCGTCAGCAAGTGCGGCTTCGGGATAGATGACGCGCTGGAAGAGGTGCTGGGCGAAGTAGTTGTGTTGTGTGCCCTGGGGCTCGGCGATGTTTAAAGGGTTTACCTGGAGAACAGAGGTGAGGTGGAGGCTTCGAACCGATAACGGAGCTGCATGTAGTTCGTTTGACAATGCCCCCTGAAGATAGCTACTCAGTGCCGGACAAAGCATTTTCAAACATGCCTGAAGCATTAATA
The genomic region above belongs to Pseudomonas sp. PSKL.D1 and contains:
- a CDS encoding isovaleryl-CoA dehydrogenase, which codes for MHYPSLNFALGETIDMLRDQVRTFVAAELAPRAAQIDHDNLFPADMWRKFGDMGLLGITVPEEYGGAGLGYLAHVVAMEEISRGSASVALSYGAHSNLCVNQINRNGTHEQKQKYLPKLISGEHIGALAMSEPNAGSDVVSMKLRAEKRGDHYVLNGSKTWITNGPDANTYVIYAKTDLDKGAHGITAFIVERDWKGFSRSNKFDKLGMRGSNTCELFFDDVHVPQENILGQLNGGVRVLMSGLDYERVVLSGGPTGIMQSCMDLVVPYIHDRKQFGQSIGEFQLIQGKIADMYTQLNASRAYLYAVAQACDRGETTRKDAAGVILYTAERATQMALEAIQILGGNGYINEFPAGRLLRDAKLYEIGAGTSEIRRMLIGRELFNETR
- a CDS encoding carboxyl transferase domain-containing protein codes for the protein MATLHTQINPRSAEFAGNSAAMLEQVQALRGLLAQVAQGGGPKAQERHTSRGKLLPRERIDRLLDAGSPFLEIGQLAAHEVYGEDVPAAGVIAGIGRVEGVECMIVANDATVKGGSYYPLTVKKHLRAQTIALQNRLPCIYLVDSGGANLPRQDEVFPDREHFGRIFFNQANMSALGIPQIAVVMGSCTAGGAYVPAMADEAIMVRQQATIFLAGPPLVKAATGEVVSAEDLGGADVHCRTSGVADHYADNDEHALALARRSVANLNWHKLGKLQRLAPVAPLYAADELYGVVPADAKQPFDVREVIARLVDGSVFDEFKALFGTTLVCGFAHLHGYPVAILANNGILFAEAAQKGAHFIELACQRGIPLLFLQNITGFMVGKKYEEGGIAKHGAKLVTAVACAQVPKFTVIIGGSFGAGNYGMCGRAYDPRFLWMWPNARIGVMGAEQAAGVLAQVKREQSERSGQAFSAEDEAKLKQPILDQYEHQGHPYYSSARLWDDGVIDPAQTRDVLGLALSAALNAPIEQSRFGIFRM
- a CDS encoding gamma-carboxygeranoyl-CoA hydratase, with amino-acid sequence MSDFSTLEVVRDTRGFATLWLSREDKNNAFNAQMIRELIVALDQLAEDTSLRFLLLRGRGRHFSAGADLAWMQQSAQLDFNTNLDDARELGELMYALHRLKAPTLAVVQGAAFGGALGLISCCDMAIGAEDAQLCLSEVRIGLAPAVISPFVVKAIGERAARRYALTAERFSGVRARELGLLAEVYPAGELDAQVEAWVDNLLQNSPQALRATKDLLREVDDGELSPALRRYCENTIARIRVSAEGQEGLRAFLEKRRPAWQTEHKKEPRP
- a CDS encoding acetyl/propionyl/methylcrotonyl-CoA carboxylase subunit alpha; protein product: MSRPTLTTLLVANRGEIACRVMRTAKAMGLTTVAVHSATDRDARHSREADIRVDLGGTKAAESYLMIDKLLAAAKASGAQAIHPGYGFLSENAGFARAIEDAGLIFLGPPASAIDAMGSKSAAKALMEAAGVPLVPGYHGEAQDLETFRAAAERIGYPVLLKASAGGGGKGMKVVEDESQLADALASAQREAQSSFGDARMLVEKYVLKPRHVEIQVFADQHGNCLYLNERDCSIQRRHQKVVEEAPAPGLSAELRQAMGEAAVRAAQAIGYVGAGTVEFLLDARGEFFFMEMNTRLQVEHPVTEAITGLDLVAWQIRVACGEPLPITQAQVPLMGHAIEVRLYAEDPGNEFLPATGTLALYRESAPGEGRRVDSGVSEGDVVSPFYDPMLGKLIAWGQDREQARLRLLAMLDEFAIGGVKTNIAFLRRILAHPAFAAAELDTGFIPRHQQALLPAPQALPVRFWEAAAEAWLQGQAPHQRADDAYSPWAERNGLRLGLPTRSSLHLRCAGETQAVALERSTASSWQLDGEQLGHDDGGVRRRYLAVRRGDTLYLRWDGEMQAIQAFDPIAEAEASHSHQGGLGAPMNGSIVRVLVEPGQPVETGTPLVVLEAMKMEHSIRAPHAGTVKALFCQEGDMVSEGTVLVELSAIEA
- a CDS encoding LexA family protein gives rise to the protein MFIERSKAVRIVPAMNMDKWIALIRDRMEELDISQEQLAERVGVSQGSVGHWLCKRRQPRLDSMNRVFVELGMPHYQVSMQLRMLGQVGEDTGRYTVVDEDEAVDLMQYMVSFRYPVRGWDALAAAGDEQAALFEQTDYLAQGKAYWLTVENDAMSTATGRSVPQGMRILVDPGLEAEPGRLVIARLPGKSAIFRELAEEGGQRYLRALNSTYPALLCEDGCEYLGVVVRAHGAF
- a CDS encoding DUF6124 family protein produces the protein MKPPKNHETELDSEAARRALDYYLNPSPTRPGERSPIWSLHKGVTPQQAHDHAIALLRCAATTAHETALHQEGSARELTFALMHMMDMARALLEHTLTVQDAP
- a CDS encoding DUF4880 domain-containing protein codes for the protein MSRLLLPLEHPTPGTSHEAEDAMLHSLKRLPRRVQQVFLLNRLDQLDFASIASRLDLPVRSIERHMNQVLQTTRPRADAVAGVAGQWYVRLQSPDVTSCERIDFRRWLDAQPTHLQAFHDTELRWRGLLAPARELGQDGWYRQGRAAISLGGCSVAVGLGMAALIILGYCT
- the tssM gene encoding type VI secretion system membrane subunit TssM is translated as MVKFIIYFRRHFLFLVGRKHYLIPLLVACCAALLIAAIWWLGPQWVVRGQQPLESVSARTLISVVMVMLPMVGWLMMLRVKYQRLVAEHDQKLALQADPALACEQAQERHLNRQLAAFFDHAGSRRVLYRLPWYLVIGAPGAGKTTLIDRSNQQFSLTRMAKVQGYAQQAPHDVNCWFGSDAVIIDPPGAFTIQGEGDEQKPTLPPGTETRLWNHLVGWLVGNRSKQPLNGLVLVVDVTLLLHASDEVRMAHAKQVRARLRELNVRTGLRLPLYIVLTKVDVLEGFGELLEGFNAQRKESLLGITFSSGGDGASGCWQIELDQYFNALVCAVQAHTVLRVHRSVTAEQRHRLLMLQACLKMLCPALSSYLQGALSNELHAAPLSVRSLHLTSVLQVNPLNIAEPQGTQHNYFAQHLFQRVIYPEAALADDSHDVKASKRRNLWLGSGLSLLAAAAAGVTLHHYFDLNRNRAESVLAKREIFRQVEVANNDKAAVQNLLVHLKQMQAAVSVFGNYRSAWSLVASFGLYEGRVIGPVIDDAYLMVLSQRLLPMLAGMTVQAMDEAAAGSEQQLAALRVYRMLEDRPKREARWVKSWMAKHWQTLYPGQGQVQRELMQHLDYALAHADADLSLFDSRVSEVQRAVREIPLRQRLEAYLNRPAQLERQGELDLRQQIGQVFDLIYRPAQADDLSTALLRPEALPTAENLTENFRPLAEEALMDQWAIAERAHPRLDEPDVAALANQFQALYAAGYIDRWQRALAELTMTDCDNLRDCVSVLGHLVGPVAPLRRLLETVQANTQKPTPEKVVDSARHISSSETIHRAFAGLNRLLEEKRDQPSQYEDLIRAISAVHDHARAVHRSQDRGKAALDAAVQRLTAKGGDPVAALQQLASDLPEPLRTQINKIAGETNRALFAEALTEVEQRWQTDVYGFFQARLAGRYPFAGRGPDADLDDFKAFIGPKGRVQQFQERYLNILFGEDLEGLSVEGRRSLATADRIREGFFDPRGNLSVQFSIEPLGLTATQSSSLMDLDGQQIPYAHGPRIITRVQWPNPAHPEMRSTLTLQRYNGGSSNMDYLGPWSMFRLLTRGALYGRTQTSVDLGFRAGSGIIRYRLRSAKSFNPITQALFNGFTVPNRLFEQTSVEELQAGLPGRTN